ATTTCAGCGATAAATTTTTGAGTAAGCGCGATCGCCCCTTCAAAAGTAATATTTTTGTCAGCAATTAAATTCATCCTAAAAACCCTAAGCAATACAAGATAGAAAACCCTTTCTCAAACCCTCTTCATCAAGATTACGCCCAATGAAAACCAACTCACTACGACGCTTTTCCTCGGGTTTCCAAGGGCGATCTATTGTACCATCAAAAATCATGTGTACCCCTTGAAAAACCAAACGCTGATCCATACCCTGACCATTGATAATACCCTTCATACGAAATATATCAACCCCTTGGGTGCGTAAAACTTCCCCTATCCAACTTTTTAGCTTATTCGTATCAATGGGTTTTTCTTCCACCATAGCAATAGAATAAACCGAATTATCATGCTCATGGGCTTCCTCTCCCAAAAATTCAGGATCAACCTCCAAAGCATTACTCAAATCAAAGGCTTTCACCCCCAAAATTTTATCCATCTCCACCGCACTATTTTGAGTATGATAAATCTTCGCCATTCGATTCATACCCTTAATCTTGGCTTCCAACTCCTTCAACTCCTCAGCAGAAACCAAATCAGTTTTATTGAGCAAAATTATATCAGCAAAGGCAATTTGTTCCTCCGCCTCGTGCGCATCCCAATGCTGTTGAATGTGTTTAGCGTCAATTACTGTCACTACCGCATCAAGTAATAATTTCTCCTGCATATCCTCATCCACAAAGAACGTTTGTATCACAGGGGCAGGATCTGCCAAACCAGTAGTTTCAATGACAATATGATCAAATTTATGGCGACGTTTCATTAAATTACCGATAATGCGAATCAAATCCCCTCGCACGGTGCAACAAATACAACCGTTATTCATTTCAAAGATTTCCTCATCAGCATCTATCACCAACTGATTATCGATGCCTACCTCGCCATACTCATTAACAATTACCGCAACTTTTTTGCCATGTTCATGGGTAAGGATACGATTTAGTAATGTGGTTTTTCCTGCCCCCAAATATCCTGTTAATACCGTTACAGGAATTGTCGAATTACTTGCCATAGCAACCATAATTAAAAAAATCTCTCATTAAACTACTTTTCATTATAATCAAGTTCTCTGTTGTCCTTGTCAAGGGAAAATCACACTAAAAACAAACTCAAAAATTATGTTATCTTAAAATAGTAGGGTACTATAAAATAATCCCTTAAACTCAGTACCTATAAACAGGGAAAAGAAACCAAAAAATAAATTCGTAAGTTACACTTTTCCTTAACATTTTTTATAACCAATTACCATAACAATAAATGAATAATTGGTTAATAATATAACTTATATTTATGTAAACTATTTACACAAACTAGAACTGATGAATAACGAAACATTATCTACCGCCCGTGGGTCTGAAAAAGTAGAGCTTTCCCTTCACCTTGATTCCGATTTGGTGGAAAAAATCAAGCACTTGAGTAATGATCCTAGTAGAATAGTAGAAACGGCCTTAAAAGAGTGGTTGAAGGGGGAAAGACAGCAGGATGATGATTTGACCCGTAGTTTAAGACGTAATCCTCCCGTACCTCCTAGGGGAGAATGGAATGATTAAGGGCAAAAACCCATTTGGTGATGATGACATTGCATTAGGTACGAATATATTTGTACACTTAAATGATTTGTCTGATAGGATTAAATAAATATCTCTCGGTAGGTCTGAAAATTAACTAAATAAAGATTATTTTATTAGTAAACTTATACCTTTAATTTTAATAATATTTTTAGTTTTTGCCCCTAATTTACTGGCGAGGGAATCAATGATTTTCTAATTACAATTGGCGACATCACTGATGATGATAGTAGACAAAATCGAATACAACTGTCGGGATATATCTACGTTGGGAGCGGAGTTAGTCTTTACTCAGGATCAAGAGGGGAATTATATTTCTTTTTTTTGGCAACCTACCGAAGACATATCATTGAGTTATAATAATCCGCCCTCCCATAATTGTATTGATTTTTTGTGTCCTTTACCTCTTGCCCCCTATTTAGAAAGAATCAGGCGGGTAATGGCAAGGCGCATTCCTGAACAGTGTCATTATATTTTGAACTACAGGGGCAAAGATTTTCCCTTTGAATTGATCATAAGTCCTATCATTGATCCTTATGGAGAGGTAAATCGGGTATTGGTCATGGGACACCGTTTACAATTTGAGGAGTTGGCTTTGACTTCTCCATCATCCCTACCGACTAATCCTGACCCTTTTCAGCAGGTTTTGACTCGTATTGCCCGTAACATCCGCAGTACCCTTGATCTCGATACCATTGGCAAACAAACCGTAGATAGCATTGGGGAGGCTCTACAGGTTTCTCGTTGTTTATTGTTGGTGCCTTCTCCCCAAGCCGAGGTGGTGTTGGTAAAGGCGGAGTATTGCCTTCCTGCTTATGAGAGTATGTTGGGCTGTACTTTTGATGTGGACAAGCATCTTTGCTTACAAGAGGCTCTTAGTTCTCAAAAACCTTGTGCCTATCATGATTTTCAGTTTAATGGGTTTCAATGTCAGTCAAGCCTTGTGGTGGGTACTTTTTATCAAAAAGAATTTAATAGTATTCTTGTACTTCATCAGTGCGATCGCCCCCGGCATTGGAACGTGGGAGAAGTAGAATTAATCCAAGAATTAGCAGATCAAGTGGGAACGGCGATCGCCCATGCTACCATTTATAAGAAACTAGAAGAAGCCAACCAAGAAGCAGAAGAAGCCTCAAGACTAAAAAGCGAATTTTTAGCCAGTACCAGCCATGAATTGAGAACACCCCTTAACGGAATGCTAGGATTTCTCCAACTGGTATTAGACGACATGGCAGACACCAAAGAAGAAGAAAGAGAATTTATCTCCCAAGCCTATAACTCAGCCCTCCACCTACTCAACCTGATCAACGATATTCTTGACATTGCCAGAATAGAAGCCAACAAAATTGAATTTAAATTTGAACAAATATCCCTCAACCAAATCTGCGAAGAAGTCGCCAAATTTGCCCATAATCAAGCAGTGAGAAAAAAAATAGACTTCAACATAAACCTACCACCTACCTACGACCCCATTATCATCTATTCCGACTACCAAAGACTACTACAAATAATGTTTAACCTCGTCGGTAACTCCCTCAAATTCACCCACCAAGGAAGTATATCCATCAGTGCAGAAATTATCTCCAAACCCCTCGAATTTAGAGACGAACAACTGCCCGGATTTGTCAAAATTAGCGTCGAAGATACAGGAATCGGCGTATCCCTAGAAAAACAAGACAATTTATTTGAAAAATTTTATCAAGTAGATGGCTCTCGTACCAAAGCCTACGGCGGCACAGGATTAGGACTTGCCATATCCAAAAGACTCATTGAAACCATGGGAGGTAAAATATCCTTTTATAGCATGGGAGAAGACTTAGGCTCCACCGTCACCCTTACCGTACCATTGATGCAACTACCTATTATCAAAGAATAAACATATATGGAAATCAACGAATTTATTGATCGTTTCACCGCAGGAGAAACAGACTTTTCCAACTCCGTTTTAGCAGGAATAGACCTAGCAGGAGTAGATCTCATCGGAGTTACCCTCGATAACGCCAACCTACAAAAATCAAACTTTACCTTTAGCTACCTTAGTCGTGGTAACTTTCACCGTGCCAACCTTGTAGAAAGCAATTTTAGCGGTGCCAACCTCAATCAGGCCAATTTTCGTTCCGCCAATCTGCACCGTACCGAATTCCATGGTGCCATTTTACAAAAAGCCGACTTTAGAGGAAGTCAATTAACCCTTGCCAACCTTCTCGATGCCAACCTCATCGAAGCAGACTTTAGAAACGCAGACTTAAATAACGCCAACCTAAAAGGAGCCTGTTTACGGGGAGCAAATTTAAGACAAGAAAAACGAGGAAATCCAGTCAACCTCATTGGTGCCAACTTAGATAAAGCCGATTTGAGAGGCTCCGATTTGAGAGGGGCAAACCTTCGGGGTGCTAGTTTAATCGGTACCAACCTAAGAGATGTTAACTTAAGGGGCGCTGATTTGACAGGGGCAAACCTAACCGAAGCCAACCTCAACGGTGCTTTTTTGACCGATGCCGAATGCACAGGGGCAAAATTTATCGGAGCCAATTTATCCAACGCCAAAATGGAAAGGGCAAATATGACCGATGCCGAATTAACCATGGTTAATATGGATAGTGCCTCCATGCCCGAAGCGAAATTCATTCGAGCCAATTTAGTTCAAGCTAACATGACTTTTGCTCGGATGAATAGAGCCGATTTTAGTCGCTCCAATCTTTACGGTGCCATTTTACGTAACGCTTCTTTGATGGAGGTATTTTTTGCCCGTACCAATTTAAGCTCCGCCGACATGAGTAACGCCAACTTAATTGGTGCTGATTTGAGTAGTGCGAATATTCTCAGCGTTAATTTTGAGGGTGCTATTATGCCCGACGGTCAAGTTTATCATTAAACTCCTGACCCACATGGTGGAACAATTTACCGTCATGGTGTCGTCATAAGGTACAGTTTGTTAAAGTAAAGATGATTTCTATTCATTTTATTAAAAATATCGCTGACGATCTATATGATTCCTTTCAAATTAGTTAGTAAACGTTTAATGGCTACCCTTGCGGTATCTAGTTCCTTGTTAGTCGGAATTCCTTATTTTGCCCTAGCCCAAAGTAACCCCGGATTGACTATTTTTAGTGGTGTTGAGCGTGAAAACATCCTCAACTATCACCTTGATTTTGGTGGCAGGGCTGGAAATTGGGATCGTTATCGTCTCAGGATTCCGGGTAATAGGTTAACTGAAGGGGTTTCCAAATTGTATGTCATCTATCCAGATTATTATACTGGTAGATTTGATGTCGATAGAATTGAAGTTAGGCAAAATAATCAAACTCTTCCATTGCGAGATGTAGTTTGGGATCAAGAAAGCAATTTTATCGAAATTGATTTAGAAGAACCTATATTAGAAAGTAGAGCCCTTGAAATTGTCATGTCCAATGTTCATAACCCCCGTTTTGGTGGTACCTTCTATTTTCAAGGACAGATGATGACCGCAGGACAAATTCCTATTCGTTTAAATATTGGTACTTGGATTTTAAGTATTAATTAATTTTCTTCGCAAAAAACCTTTAAATTTTGAGGGCGTAATATCTTACGTCCCAGTTTCTTTTTTGTAAGGATATTCACCTATATTATACTTAATAACATAAGTAGCTATTTAAAAATAAATCCATGACAGAAGAAAATAACGCTAATTCGACCTCAGCCAAAAAAACTCCTGCCAAGAAAAAAGAAAAGCCCCCTGCCATTGAAGATAAACCCTTTACCGAATTTATGGAAGAGCATTTTACTCCTTCCCTCAAAGATGCTTTTGCTAAACAGGGTATCGAAGAAATTGAGTTGGCTCTGCAAAAAGATAAAATTCCCGTATTGGGTTTGGAAAATAATCCTGAATGTTGGCAGTTACAAGGAAAATGGTGCGATCGCACCTTTGCCATTTATTTCCTAGAAGAAGATATAAAAGGACAAAAAGCATTTACCTGCACTGCTAACAGTAAAAAACCCAGTACCTTAGAATCATTTATGATCGATGAACGTCGGGTAAACCTAGATCTTTTGGTGTTATATACCCTACAACGCTTAAATGGTCAAAAATGGCTTTCTAGGAACTAATCTTGAGTCCAAATATGCTCACTGGGGGCGGGGAATGGGCAATGGGGAATTTATCAACGCTCACATCAACCCCCCCAAACGAATCCCTACCCCAAACACCACAAACAACACCCCTATAGTGGTAATCGCCACAATATGCCAAGCCAAAGAATTAAGGGTGTCAACGCTTAAGTTAGGAATAATAAATAATCTGGCATGAATTGCCAAAATTACCGTTAACAAGAGTAACCCCAACTTAATCACCACATAGCGAGACAAAAAAGAATCCCAAGCCCATAAACCCTGAAAATGGGGAAAATAAATCCACACCAATCCCAAACCCGTAACTATCTGTATCCCCAAAGCAATCAACCCCAACGTTTCAAAATTTTCCTCAAAATTTTCGATCAACTGAGGTTCTTTCTGTGTCCAAGCCTTGGGCAATACCATCACCGCTAAAATTAAATGTCCCCCCGTCCAGATAGTTGCACTTAGGGTATGGATTAATATCAATAGTTTAAAGATCATTTTTGTATATCATACTAAATCCTGTTTGAATAATATACTAATTAGGGCGGGGAACAGGGAACGGGGAACAGGCAAAAGATAACAATTGTTTATTGTCAATTGTTACACAGTGAACAATAGTAAACTTTACTAATCGGATTTGGTATCACTACATTATGTAATTTTTGCATTTAAAAGTCGTTTCTTTTGTGAAAACTTGCCCCAATTTTTTATTTTATATGTTAAACAATTAAAGATATTTTATTAATTTTTGTAAAAATCTTGAATGTTTTACGATGGCTTAATTGTAGCCTGAAACACCTTAAAATTAATAAAAATTAAAGATTGAATCCAAAAATTTTGTCTAAGATCATGGATAGGTCAAGAAAACTTAAATCAGAAAAAAACAGACATTAGATTGTTTCTTGTACCATGTGTTTTTTGCATAAACTTATCAAGTAAGATCTATGGCAGACTCTACAATTAACATAGCAACAAAGACAGAGCCACAATATAAACGCTGGGGATTACCCGCATGGCTCGTCTTTATCTGTGTGGTTACATTTACCGTACTACTATGTGCAGGAGCCGTAATTTATAAAAATGCTCCCCCCATCCCCGGTACAGTGGTATCTACGCAACAAGAAGTAATTTTAACCCATGAACAAATCGAACATGGACAAGTCACCTATTTAGGTAGGGGAGGGCAACACATCGGGAGTATTTGGGGACATGGAAGTTATCTCGCACCAGATTGGACAGCAGATGTTTTGCACCGTTGGGGTTTAGCCACGGCGGGGGTATTACATAACAACGATCCCAATTTTAGTCAAGAAGACTGGGAAGCCCTCGACAGGGTAGAACAAGCCATGTTACAGGCGGAGTTACAGCAAGAATTTAAGGCGAATCGTTATAGTAATGATACCGATACCCTTACCCTTACCTCTGCTCAAATCAAGGGTTTAGAACAAGTATTTGCAGATTATAAGCAACTATTAACCAACGGTTCCACAATTCATTCCATTCCCCAAGGATGGTTTAAAGATGATACCGAAATTCGTGATGTGACGGCGTTTTTTAGTTGGACTGCATGGGCAGCCTCTGCCAATCGCCCCAATGCTCCCTTTTCCTACACCGCCAATTTTCCCCATGATGATTTAATCGGAAACAATGCACCACCTCAGTTTATAATTTGGTCTATTGTTTCGGTTATTGTTTTAATTGCAGGGATTGCAGGGTTTATTTTTATTTACCTTACCCAAGAGGATGCAGAAGAAATTCAGGTGGTGGAAAGTCGCCCTTCTATTCGTATCGCTACCCCTAGCCAAAAAGCGACTACCCTTTTCTTTGGGGTTGCCATGGGGTTGTTTTGTGTACAGATGTTGATGGGTATGGTGACAGCCCATTATGCCGTGGAAGGGGATGGTTTTTATGGTGTACCGATTCAGAATTATCTACCCTATGCGGCTTCTCGTACATGGCACTTACAGTTAGCGGTGTTTTGGATTGCTACCTGTTGGTTAGCGGCGGGGTTATATTTTGCTCCCCGTTTCGGTAAAAATGAGCCGAAGTTTCAGGTATGGGGTAATAGTACCTTATTGGTAGCTTTAACCGTGGTGGTGGTAGGTTCTTTAATTGGTGGTTGGGCTAGTATTCAAGGTATTTTGGGCGGTGATCAGAGTTTCTGGTTTGGGCATCAAGGTTATGAATATGTGGAGTTAGGGCGATTATGGCAATTACTCCTTATTGGTGGGATGGTATTCTGGTTGTTTTTGATGTATCGTGCCTTAAAACCTGCCCTCAAGGCGGAGGGAAGCAAAACGGGCTTAAATCACTTTTTCCTATATAGTGCCATTACCATTCCTTTATTCTATGCCTCTGGTTTGATGTACACCAATCATACTCCTGTGAGTATTGCTGAGTATTGGCGTTGGTGGGTGGTACATCTTTGGGTAGAGGGCTTTTTTGAAGTATTTGCCACCGTGGCGATCGCCTATTTGTGCAGTGAATTAGGATTCTTGAAACGCTCATCCGCCCTTCGTGCTACCTATCTAACCACGATTCTTTATCTTGGTAGTGGGGTAATTGGTACACTACACCATCTCTATTTTGCTGGTACACCTGTATTTATTACTGCCATGGGTGCAGTGGCTTCGGCGTTGGAAGTAGTACCCTTAACCTTGATTGGTTTTGAGGTGTTAAAATCCATGCGGTTATCCCAAGAAGCCCAAGGATTTTATCGTTTACCCCTCAAGTTCTTTATTGCCACCTGTTTTTGGAATTTAATTGGGGCTGGGGTATTCGGATTTTTGATTAATCCTCCCATTGTGCTTTATTATTCCCAAGGTTTAAATACTACCCCTATTCATGCCCACTCCGCTTTGTATGGTGTTTACGGCTCCTTGGCGATCGCCCTTATGCTGTTTGCCCTACGAGAAATTACCCCCGATGAAGCATGGAGCGAAAAAGGCTTTAACTTCTCTTTTTGGTGGCTAAATATCGGCTTAGTGATGATGATGATTTTCGGGCTAATACCCAACGGATTTTATCAGTTAGTGCAATCGGTTAACCATGGTACATGGTACGCCAGAAGTGCCGAAGTCATTAGCTCAGGCTGGATGCGATGGACAGTGTGGCTAAGGATACCGGGAGATATTGTTTTCGCCATTGGTGCGGTGGTGTTAGTTATTTCCGTAATTAAAGCCATTTATGGCATTTTCCAACAACCTACCCAAGCCCAACCCGATGACATTCCCGTCATTACCTCCAAACTATAACAGTCGATCCAGAACTCAACTTATCTTAATGTTAGCCAGATCAAATAATGCAATTATTGCATAATATTCATAATAAGAGGGTAAAATATAGAAGATTTCCATAACCAAAAAAGAGGATGAGTCAAAAAGACACACATATCGAAGAAGCCGATCGCACCCTAAGACTAAAAAAACATCAACAACTATTCAACCTTCTTTCCATTGCCGCAGGACTAATCTTTTTACAGGGGTTTATGATTGCCCCCCTCATCCCCAGACTATCAGAAGTATTTAACGTTCCAGTCCAAGAAATCGGCTTTATCGTTCCTGCCTATATGCTCTCCTATGCCCTCATGGCACTATTTTATGGGCTATTATCAGATCGTTTTGGTCGTTGGTCAATTATTCGTCTCTCCCTGATTATTTTCGTAGTTTGTACCGCCCTCACCGCCACCTCCCAAAACGCAGGACAGATGGCAACATGGCGTTTATTAACAGGCATCGGAGCCAGTGGTGTAATACCCCTTACCTTTGCCCTCATCGGTGATTTATTCCCCTTTGATCAACGGGGAGTAAAACTAGGCTTAGTATTTGCCGCCATGGAAGGAGGTATGGCAGCAGGTTCGGCAGGGGGAGCTATTCTCGAACCCTACATCGGATGGCGTTGGCTTTTCCTCGGCACAGCTATCATGGCCGCCATAGTCCTTGTATTGTTAAATCCCTACGGGGCATTGTTTGATACCGCCAAAGCCGAAAAACTGCCCTCTATTCGCCAAATATTTAGGGGTTATAGCAAAGTTTTAGTAACTTTTCGGGGCAAAAGAACCTATAGTTATGTACTCTGGAATGGTGTTTATCACTCAGGGGTTTACACATGGCTAGGGTTATATTTATCCCAACGTTACGACATGGGAGCGTTAAATATCGGTTTAACTATCCTCGGTTATGGTATTCCCGGATTATTACTAAGTCCAGCCATTGGTAAAGCCGTAGATAAGTGGGGGAGAAGGTGGTTAATTCCCGCAGGATTAATCATGGCTGGGTTATCTGGATTATTTATGATCTTAAACATTCCCCCCTATATGACCACCATTTCTGTTTTAATTTTATCCCTCGGTTATGATCTCACTCAGCCCCTTTTCGTTGGTATCGTCACGGATTTGGGAGATGATGATAAATTGGGTCAAACCATGGGTTTAAAAGTATTTCTCTTATTTACAGGGTTTGGAGTTGGTAGTTTGATTTTTGGGGAATTACTCAATTTTGGCTTCGGTGTGAGTCTGGCTGTTTTTGGTTTCATTCAGCTAATTTCGGGATTAATTGCCATCCCCCTATTTTGGCGAGAAGTTCCTTGGAGTCAGTCTTCATCGTGATTTTTTTGTTGTTTCATGTCGGTGTTGGCAAAAAAGTGTTTTACCTTAAAAATGTCGCTTGAATGCCCCCGTTAAAATTCACAACAAAAATAAAACCCACAGAATTTAACGGGGGACGGGGCGTTGCTATCGGGGCGAATTCACTTCGCCCCACAGCCCCTCATGAAAAGCGACCAGCAAAAAAACATTCGTAGGATTGCACACAAGATAAAATCTTTGTGTTAAAATAAATCTTATGGCAATGTAAACACCATAAAGTTGTGCTAGTTATCGAAGCTAAATTATACGGAAACCAACCTCAAGACCAAAAATTAGATGAGATGATTCGCACTGCTAGTTTCGTGCGTAATTCTTGTATTCGCTATTGGATGGACCATAAGGGGGTTGGGCAGTATGATTTATCTCGCCTTTGTAAAGAATTAGCTAGTGAGTTTGAATGGGCAAAGAAACTCAATTCTATGGCTCGTCAAGCTAGTGCAGAAAGGGCTTGGGCTTCTATTAAACGGTTTTATGACAACTGTAAAAATCCATCTCTTAAGAAAAAAGGTTATCCTAAATTTAAGAAAGGTCGTTCTGTGGAGTACAAAACGACTGGATGGCAACTTTCTAAAGATGGAACTGCTATTAATTTTCGGGATGGATTTAAAGCAGGGTGGTTTAAAATGCGAGGTGGTTTTGACCTCAATTTCTACCAACTTAATCAAATTAAACGAGTTAGAGTTATTCGTCGTGCTGATGGATACTATTGTCAATTTTGTATTGACCAAGAAAGACAAGAGGATATTAAACCTAGTGGGAATGCTATCGGTTTAGATGTCGGTTTAAGTAGCTTTTATACAGATTCAAACGGTGTTAAAGTTAATAATCCAAGACATTTAAGAAAGTCTGAAAAGCAATTAAAAAGATTGCAAAGAAAAGTTAGCAAAAAGAAAAAAGGTAGTAATTCTCGTAAAAAAGCGATTAAGAAGTTAGGTAGAAAACACTTAAAAGTATCAAGGCAACGTAAAGACTGGCTTGTCAAATTAGCTCGGTGCGTGGTGTCATCTAACGATGTCGTAGCTTATGAGAAATTAACTGTTAAAAATATGGTCAAAAACCATTGTTTAGCTAAGAGTATAAATGATGCTTCTTGGAGAACTTTCTTTGATTGGTTAGAATACTATGGTAAAGTGATGGGCAAAGTTGTCTATGGTGTAAATCCACAATATACGAGTCAAGAATGTCCTCATTGTAAAGCCATAGTTAAGAAAACTCTATCTCAAAGAACCCATGTTTGCGAATGTGGTTGTGTAATGGATAGAGACGAAGCGGGGGCAATTAATATCTTAGCTAAAGCATTGAGAGAATTAAGTAGGGGTGGGCAATCCCAAACTTCCAGTCTGGAACTGGTAAACGCTAATGGACACATTAACCTCTGTCAACTGAGTGAAAACTTGATTGATAAGTTGGGTGGTTGAAGTTAGAATCCCTCACCATAATCTTTGATTTGGTGACGGGAGAATGTCAAATTGTAACATTCCCATGGATAAGGATAAAAATCCTCTTCTAATATGTACATTGCTACCGTAGACAACCAAAGAAAACTATCTTAAATAAATATAAAATTTTAAAATCAAGTTTTCACCATATCTATTAAAAAAAAAATCTCAATCTTTTGCTAGTAAATATATTTTTCCTTTTTTTAATATATTTAATTTTATATAAATAAAAGCTATTTTTTCATATTAAAAAAATAATTTTATACTTAAAAAGTAAATATTTTTGTACTAGATTGCTAAAGAAAAAAAAAGATGTATAATATAATGCCCAGCCATCAAAAGTACTAGGGGCGTACTATTAATGCACATTAACTAATTTATATACCCATGAATGAGATCACCGATATAAATGCGATCGCCACTAGCTCTAGTAAAAAATCTAATTATAATCATCAAAAAGAATCGGCGATCGCCCTGCTTTATAGTTGTGGAGAAGAAGATATAAACGAACTATTTTGGGAAAAAATATCAGAGCCATATCGCTCAATTTTAGAAGATTGTTATCTGGTAGCAGAAGATGGAAAGTTTACAAAATTAAGTCAGATTACTAATAACATTAAATACGATAAATTAAACTATATAAAACTAGGAGTACAACTCTACCAAGTAAAATATTACCGACTATATCAAGGAGTATATACTTCCTTCAAACAATACTGTGAGCAAGAGATTCACTATCCCCTCTGGCGTGCAAACAAAATAATAAAAGCCTCCAATGTAGCCATAAAACTAATCAAATATGGATTTAGAATTATTCCCCAAAATGAAGCCCAAGCCCGTCCCCTTGTCAAATTATCAGAACAAGAATTATACGAAAAATGGCAAGAAGTTTTAGACACCTACCCCTTCCATAGTATTACAGCAAAAAAATTAAAAAATTAATTTATGGAGAAAAACATCCCGAAAAAGGAACCCTAAAACTGCCCCTAACAGTTTTAGAAGATATTGAAAATAAAGCCCTAGAAAATGGTATTTCTGTAGGAGAATTATTAACCAAAGTATTTAGGGGAGAATTAATCATTCATCAAGATGGACAATTGGAATATTCATCAGCAAAAGAAGAAGAAACCATAGAAAAAATCCCCCTCCAAAGTATTGAAAAATGGCAGGAAGATTTGCAAAATATCTCCCTACAAGAAGATAATAAAATAGATGACTTTGCCGAAGAATTAGCAGAAAAAATAAAAAATACTGTAGTAGATTTTAAATCAGTCATTAAAAAGTGTTTTATAAACTCTTTCTTTGCCAAAGCCGTAAATAATTGACAAACTTAATGGAGTAAATATAACCCCATCTAAAAAGGTTATATCTACCCCATGGATCGATAATCAAATTAATAACTAATATCCCCTCTCATCGGGGTTTTTTCTAGGTAGAAAAAGACTTGCCACAACCGCAGGTTTGATTGGCATTGGGGTTGGTAAACTGGAAACCCCCACCAATCATTGCATCGCTATAATCTAACATTAACCCATAAAGATATAACAGGCTTTTGCGATCGCACACTATTTTAAAACCATCATAATCAAACACATCATCCTGTTCAGTAACATTATTAATATTTTCAAAATCCATCATATAAGACATCCCAGAACAACCGCCCTGTCTGACTCCTACCCGCAAACAA
The sequence above is a segment of the Cyanobacterium stanieri PCC 7202 genome. Coding sequences within it:
- a CDS encoding iron-sulfur cluster assembly accessory protein (PFAM: Iron-sulphur cluster biosynthesis~TIGRFAM: Iron-sulfur cluster assembly accessory protein~COGs: COG0316 conserved hypothetical protein~InterPro IPR017870:IPR000361:IPR016092~KEGG: syn:slr1417 hypothetical protein~PFAM: HesB/YadR/YfhF-family protein~SPTR: Uncharacterized protein slr1417;~TIGRFAM: iron-sulfur cluster assembly accessory protein); translated protein: MAEATISNQGIQLSEKALHHVLQLKSQQGNEDLCLRVGVRQGGCSGMSYMMDFENINNVTEQDDVFDYDGFKIVCDRKSLLYLYGLMLDYSDAMIGGGFQFTNPNANQTCGCGKSFST